The proteins below come from a single Tachysurus fulvidraco isolate hzauxx_2018 chromosome 13, HZAU_PFXX_2.0, whole genome shotgun sequence genomic window:
- the carmil2 gene encoding capping protein, Arp2/3 and myosin-I linker protein 2 isoform X3, with product MASPTEVPFCLKDGIIQLLKPQRIQFMRFVQLNQSRDRSEGRVLVMTQWRATVFLNKQPVKVESSFSYLEIYAINIESHDQVTIETHRQTYSLSLMSLEDLEAVVCHVAASLKKIFPDSSPGKLLKKIPPDLHERLWGLTSRVEEQLNGAQRPCGGFSDTYAALCDFNDFPCREEVQWDVDNIYHVQNCREFNLLDFSHLESRDLALAVGALSFNQWFNKIYSKDFKLTLDVQEQVLYLISRSTALQELSLEASGLKVDFATKMACSLHEQPSSALRAINLSSNPIEDKGILALSQSWARLSHGLSQLYLSKISLTPKGLGSIAHVLNQNKSFSKSLTHLDLSGNSGCLATEDAVGLFKFLSAPNIVSHLDLSSTDCPLDTLFVSLSAGCCTTLTYLNLSRNTFSHRKVREVTRSVRDFFTRSMELKYVGLSGTRLLPEALRLLLQGLATNSYLSELELDISSCELKSSGAQVIQEHIFEAKAICSLDLSDNGFENDMVTLVLSIGRSHSIRHLALGRNFAMKSRALTDVLHRIVQLIQEEECPLESLSVSDSKLKTGTTILINSLGSNSSLSKIDISGNCIGDTGAKMLAKALIINTKLKTLVWDRNNVTAAGFMDVANALERNTTLQHMSIPMSDMTHSYRANPEKTEEAMRKIQTCLQRNSQKLCIKSDQMLNLQQGLKTSRSEQLVQNFCQSLQETMRPLACYNIQEVQSDILSAEEALQHARTAIVFLPKIYELGRSPSAGVMVQHILDDTAKAITSELTEEIQEQAQAMLQSAQSACPRIVQRTSVSEQLANRVSNKTRQAVHFVQSIVQQAESSITEKLSELKLSVSVSLVESIIEEVLQDLSVAQQKLDKHLKEYSQPVNSKTNVPQLRVVEQVFPTDEYVPVIWRNSFCTRSIRPAPSVKSLLETEGEQQARASAQSQQEMEGDRESGGGEGGGGGMLSLAMGLSVTTGHTQLGREVEFGGCGAGPVAARSSREPRRPEPSPPQPPMDLPSEGHTLRHYTRTRPRPNRHHRQPPSKPQEQAAESENDANENMGRVDEGVEEFFTKRIIPDDPLKHQREEPLNKAQPAESTCGTTSLLTTTSATSTPTTAPAKNIKKKFGDFFAFKKVRAGRGAKSEGAPEGKVKKTSIADLIRPLREAARAEKEREKEKERDKEKEREKEKEKEKEKVEEEIIHKAPSTTPTITDSSPTGPTVDGKMAPSSLFMPLSAPLAAPASTPSPLASSPAKTEGAPTLLPVAPPTPTKTPSPVTTLPMDGEKSRTLEKSRTPDGERRPKATRRSLREGKSQSLILLTGLEPGQDSAATQAKKHSSESSSTFEQRLHVMLHRMGVAKTPPFDSKMSQLLNYNIRNTMP from the exons GTAATGACACAGTGGAGAGCTACTGTATTTCTCAACAAGCAGCCAGTGAAG GTGGAGAGCTCCTTCAGCTATTTAGAGATCTATGCCATCAACATTGAGAGTCACGATCAG GTGACTATTGAAACACATAGACAGACTTATTCTCTCAGCCTGATGTCATTGGAGGATCTGGAGGCTGTGGTCTGTCATGTGGCAGCCTCACTTAAGAAAATCTTCCCAGATTCATCACCAGG gaaattattaaagaaaattcCTCCTGATCTTCATGAGAGGTTATGGGGTCTGACCTCAAGAGTTGAAGAGCAGTTGAATGGAGCACAGAGGCCATGTG GGGGATTCTCAGACACATACGCCGCACTATGCGACTTCAACGACTTCCCATGTCGCGAGGAAGTCCAGTGG GACGTAGACAATATCTACCATGTTCAGAATTGTCGGGAATTCAACCTTCTGGACTTCAGTCATTTAGAGAGCAG AGATCTGGCATTGGCTGTAGGTGCTCTGTCCTTCAACCAGTGGTTCAACAAGATCTACAGCAAAGATTTTAAACTG acaCTAGATGTTCAGGAGCAGGTGCTTTACCTCATTAGTCGGTCCACGGCTCTGCAGGAGCTAAGCCTGGAGGCCAGTGGACTTAAAGT GGATTTTGCTACGAAGATGGCTTGTTCTCTTCATGAGCAACCTTCCTCTGCACTGCGTGCCATCAATCTGTCATCTAATCCTATCGAGGATAAAG GTATATTGGCACTCAGTCAGAGTTGGGCCCGACTGTCTCACGGTCTCAGCCAACTCTATCTTTCTAAGATCTCTCTCACTCCTAAAG GACTGGGAAGTATCGCTCATGTGCTGAACCAGAATAAATCTTTCTCAAAATCACTTACACATCTGGACCTGAGTGGGAATTCAGGATGTCTGGCTACAGAGGACGCTGTG GGTCTCTTTAAGTTCCTGTCAGCCCCCAACATTGTGTCACATCTTGACCTCAGTTCTACCGACTGCCCTTTGGACACT ctctttgtgtctctctctgctggTTGCTGCACTACTTTAACCTACCTCAACCTCTCCAGGAACACATTCTCCCATAG GAAGGTAAGGGAGGTAACACGAAGTGTGAGAGACTTTTTCACAAGGAGCATGGAGCTGAAGTATGTTGGATTGTCTGGGACTCGACTACTTCCAGAAGCCCTGAG GTTATTACTCCAGGGCTTGGCCACCAACAGTTATCTGTCTGAGCTGGAATTGGATATTAGCAGCTGTGAG TTGAAATCCAGTGGAGCACAGGTCATTCAGGAGCACATCTTTGAAGCAAAGGCAATCTGCAGCCTGGATCTGTCTGACAATG GCTTTGAGAACGACATGGTGACTCTGGTGCTCTCCATCGGCCGTAGTCACTCAATACGACACCTAGCCCTCGGACGCAACTTTGCCATGAAGTCTAG AGCTCTGACAGATGTTCTGCACCGAATCGTACAGCTCATCCAggaggaggagtgt CCACTGGAATCTCTATCAGTGAGTGACTCTAAGCTGAAGACAGGCACCACCATCCTCATCAACAGCCTGGGCAGCAACTCCAGCCTCTCCAAAATTGATATCAGTGGAAACTGTATTGGAGACACTGGTGCTAAGATGCTAGCTAAAGCTTTGATTATCAACACCAAACTCAA AACACTGGTCTGGGACAGAAACAATGTGACTGCCGCAGGTTTTATGGACGTGGCCAACGCTCTGGAGAG aaacaCCACACTACAGCACATGTCCATACCAATGAGTGATATGACTCACTCCTACCGAGCCAATCCGGAGAAGACTGAAGAGGCAATGAGGAAG aTCCAGACGTGCTTACAGAGGAACAGTCAGAAGCTGTGTATTAAATCAGATCAAATGCTGAATCTTCAGCAGGGTCTGAAGACCAGCCGCTCAGAACAG CTAGTGCAGAACTTCTGTCAGAGCCTTCAGGAGACCATGAGACCTCTGGCTTGCTACAACATCCAAGAAGTCCAGAGCGATATCCTGTCTGCAGAGGAAGCTCTCCAGCATGCCAGGACAGCCATTGTA TTTCTACCCAAAATCTATGAGTTGGGAAGGTCGCCATCTGCTGGTGTGATGGTGCAGCATATTTTGGATGATACAGCCAAAGCTATTACCAGTGAGCTGACTGAGGAAATCCAG GAGCAGGCTCAGGCCATGCTGCAGTCTGCACAGTCCGCCTGCCCTCGGATTGTCCAGAGGACAAGTGTGAGCGAGCAACTGGCCAATCGTGTGTCCAACAAAACACGACAGGCTGTCCATTTTGTCCAGAGCATAGTACAACAAGCAGAGAGCAGCATTACAGAAAAgctcag tgAACTGAAACTGTCAGTCAGCGTCTCTCTGGTGGAGAGTATCATCGAGGAAGTTCTGCAGGATTTGTCAGTGGCGCAGCAAAAACTG GATAAGCATTTAAAAGAGTACTCCCAACCCGTTAACAGCAAAACCAATGTCCCACAGCTAAGAGTGGTGGAGCAAGTGTTCCCTACTGATGAG tATGTTCCTGTTATCTGGAGGAACAGTTTCTGCACCCGAAGCATCCGTCCTGCACCATCTGTCAAAA GTCTGCTGGAGACGGAAGGCGAGCAGCAGGCACGAGCGAGTGCGCAGTCCCAGCAGGAGatggagggagacagagagtcaggaggaggagaaggaggagggggagggatGTTGTCATTGGCGATGGGCCTGTCGGTCACAACAGGCCACACCCAGCTGGGGAGGGAGGTGGAGTTTGGTGGCTGTGGCGCTGGTCCTGTGGCTGCTCGTAGCAGCAGAGAGCCGCGGCGTCCTGAGCCCTCACCTCCTCAGCCCCCTATGGACCTGCCCAGCGAAGGCCACACGCTGAGGCACTACACCCGCACCAGGCCCCGACCCAATCGCCACCACAGGCAGCCACCCAGCAAGCCGCAG GAGCAGGCAGCTGAGAGTGAGAATGATGCCAATGAGAACATGGGGAGAGTGGATGAGGGAGTAGAGGAGTTCTTTACCAAGAGGATCATCCCTGATGACCCCCT AAAGCACCAGAGGGAGGAGCCCCTCAATAAAGCACAGCCTGCAGAGTCTACCTGTGGCACAACTTCCCTTCTGACCACCACATCAGCAACCTCCACGCCCACCACTGCCCCCGCAAAAAACATAAAGAAGAAGTTTGGTGACTTTTTCGCCTTCAAGAAGGTCCGTGCAGGTCGAGGGGCCAAAAGCGAGGGTGCACCAGAAGGAAAGGTCAAAAAGACTTCAATAGCAGACCTCATCCGGCCACTTCGTGAAGCTGCACGCGCCGAGAAAGAGCGTGAgaaggaaaaggagagagacaaggaaaaggagagagagaaagaaaaagaaaaggagaaggagaaagtaGAAGAGGAGATTATCCACAAGGCACCCAGCACTACTCCCACCATCACAGATTCATCCCCCACAGGACCAACTGTAGATGGCAAAATGGCACCCTCATCCCTCTTCATGCCACTTTCTGCCCCATTAGCTGCCCCTGCCTCCACCCCCAGCCCTTTGGCCTCCTCGCCTGCCAAAACTGAGGGAGCCCCAACATTGCTCCCTGTTGCACCTCCAACCCCAACCAAAACTCCCAGTCCAGTAACTACTCTGCCCATGGATGGAGAGAAGAGCCGGACCCTAGAAAAGAGCCGAACCCCTGATGGGGAGAGGAGACCCAAGGCTACACGCCGCTCACTTCGAGAGGGCAAGTCTCAGTCACTTATCTTGCTTACAGGGCTGGAGCCAGGGCAAGACTCTGCAGCTACACAAGCTAAA aaaCACTCATCTGAAAGCTCCTCCACTTTTGAACAGCGGCTCCATGTTATGTTGCACCGCATGGGGGTCGCCAAGACACCTCCCTTCGACTCCAAAatgagtcag CTGCTTAACTACAATATCAGAAACACCATGCCTTGA